AGGGGAAGCAATGATGAACAAAATAAGTgccttaataaaaaaataacacatggaATGTTATTGATCTTTctataggaaaaagaaaagtagatTCCAAATGGGTATTTGTCACAAAGTTTAGGGTTGATGGCACACTAGATACAAAACAAGACTAGTGGCAAAAAGGTACGCTTAATCACATGGAATTGATTACCATGAAACTTTTGTATTGTAGCAAAGATGAACACTATTTGAATTATATTGTCCTTAGTTGCTAATCTTGATTGATCATTATAACAATTAGATGTCAAGAATGTTTTTCTACATAGAGATTCAAAAGAAGAAGTCCATATGGAAGTGTCATTGGGGTTGGaagaaaaacttgaaaaaaaaaaaaaaaaaacaaagtgtgCAAACTTAAAAAGACTTTTTACAAACTCAAACAATCACTAAGAACTTGATTTGGAAGATTTACAAAGGAAATGGAGGGTATGAGACATATCAAGAGTCAAGGATATTATCTCTTATTCCTCAGACATCAAAAAATGAACAAGGTAATaatacttattttatatattgatgACATAGTTTTATTAGGAAATGACCTTATGGAAATGGAGGGATTGAAGAGGTAGCTATCTAAGcaattcaaaatcaaagacCTAggaaaactcaaataatttttagggATTGAAGTTGCACACTATATGAAGGAATTGTAATCTCACAATAAAAATACATTCTAGATCTCCTAAAAGAGATGAGAATTAGTGGTTGCAGATTGACATAGACCCTAATAAAACAAGCTTGCaaattaaatgaaagaaaacaaagcaCTCTATTGGATAAAGAAATACATCATTCATAGTAGGAAAATTGACATACTTAGCACACACAAAACCTAACATAGCCTAAGTTGTGACTATGGTAAGTTAATTTATGCATGATCCTACAAAATTGTCGATGGAAGTAGTGTTTAGAGTGTTAAAGTACATAAAGTCTTCACCTAGACAAGGTAGTCATTCCAAAAGGAGAAACAAGGATATTGAATGTGTTAGGTCAATAACAGATTGAAAACCAACATCAAGGTATTGTAAATTTTTGGGAGGAAATTTAGTAATTCAGAAAAATAATAAGCAATTAGTGATGACAAGGTCAAATATAGAAGTTGAATTTCAGGTTATAACACAAAATCTACGAGTTTCTTTGGATCAAGATTATACTAAGTGATTGTTAAGCGATATGATATTTGTTTAGGCTTTATAGTATATGTATCTAAAATTCtaaacataacaaaaatgataaaataataataataataataataaagcttTGGCCTTATTGGGTGTGTTAGAAATCATATATAAGGTTTAAATGTTCTTAAAGCAAAATTCTTTCGTAAAAGAGATCTCAAAAGCCACGGATCTTCCACTTGATGACTTTGTCTTTGATCCTTGGCACATGTATAGAGCGACTACACACTTGAGAAGAAGAGAGATGGAGGCTAGGACTCTTTTTGGAAGAATGAAATGATATATTGATTAATCATAAACTCTAAGAGGTTTATATAGCCACTCTTGTGGGCTTAGGTGACTTTGACACAACTTGAGCTTGGATCTCTTAATATAGTCCACTAGgtcttaattatttaagtaGTCCTACTAAgcttgaattaattaattatctctATCTAGAAAATCCATCataattaatcattaaattttGTGCAATGTTTTACTAGAATGTCATTTTGCACATATatgattaaattttcaatttctctcaAACCTTTGTGCCAATAGAGATTGTGAGCTTAAGTGGGGACTCATAGGAAAATATTTCTCATAACCCAATTTTAAATTtgactcaacattccactaaagataGTCAATCGTATTCCAGTATCATATATTACTACATCGagataaaaattgtttaaatccAGTTTAATCAATTCCTCTAGTTTGTAACCTGACATTCACTGCATGGAGACTTCCCATGAATTGATgtttataatctaacaaggtagatGTTATCACCCTCTCAAGATTATCTCTACAATTCTTGAGTTTTAAGTCCCCCTATTATATTTCAATTGCATTCTCTAGCTCACTAAGAATATATctcaaatttcactaaaaaaattactacaaaccacaaatttcatgattatAAGTTTTTCAATGTTGAGAGTCTATGCAGTATAGTAGTTTGGTAAAATCATGACTTCCCGATAGTCAATGTTATGATTCACTATAAGTTTTGTCTAATGTGAAATCATATATACTAGTGTACTTACTATTGAGAACTCATATCATTCATCAAGATAAGTCATCTCTTGAATTAGGAGGTAATGCAATATAACTTCAAATGCATTACCTAAGtccataaattaattatgaacaacttatcaacTTGCAAGAAACCCATAACTTGGATCTTTCGTGCAACTTCCAATACACCTAAGttatgtacaatgtaagtgatGCTAACTTAAAtgctcaaataaattttaacttaagGATAGAATAATGGAAACTCAAGTCtaactttattacatcatgtcatgctttaaGGGCTCTATCATTACAAACTCTTACTAACCCTAAAAGCAAACTAGGCATTGCAAAAAGAATTTGCTATATAGAACATCATCTCTTTGAACTATCTTACAAAATAGATAGTACTTTCCCTTTATATGGTTTCCCTTCTAATGGTTCTTTGGTTCTTTAGACTATGTCACCACCCTACTATTATCATAAAATAAGACCATGAATGATACTACTAAGGGAATACCCTTAATCCCAAGTGGAACATCCTTAGCCAAATTCCTTTGTTATTTTAGAAGTAGTAATAAAAACTACTTATAGCATACACACATCTAAAAGCAAACCTACAAGAGCCCTTATCAAACTGAAAGTCTAAATCCTTATGCCCAAGGAGTCCTAACTCATTGCAAAGACTCACAAGCATATATTCATGTGTTCTCCTAAGGTACTTGCGTATATGTTCGACATTTGTCCAATGCTTTGGTTATGGATTATACTAACATCTACTCACCACCTTTACAACAAAAGCAAATATTTGGAAGGCTACCCACTTCATAGGCATAGGGTATCACCTTCATATTATCTTTTTCCTCGGATGTCTTAGGACACCAATCTTGAGAGAATGGAGCTTAAAGGGTAGCAAGCCTCTCTAAGAGTCCTACATTATGCAATTATCAACACTAAGGCTATAATATGAAGGTGATTTTTTAGCATATTTTGAAACCCGGGAAAGATTGTGCTAACTTTTAGATTTTTGTTTCCAAGTAAActaaatgcaatcatcaacaaacaaaacaatCAACTTACCCTTGATATACTATGAACTTCGGTAGCTCCTCAAATATGCATTCAAATAGATTAAACTAAATAGAACAAAACTTTTCTTATTActcaaagaaaaagacaaatggTCATGTTTAGTATATTCACAAACATCATAATGGAAATTTTGAACCTTTAGTTTTTCAAAGATATTAGGAAACTTTCTTTCCAACAatagaaatgattttatttatcactcGAGGATGCTAGAAGATTTCTCTACAATGATTTGTActtcatattatataataaaaaattcatgatatatttatttgtaagataccttattaacttaaaatgataaattaattttttattaattctatttaatGTTATCAAGTAAAAAGATCATTTCAATACATAATTATTTGACTTATAGAAAAAGTGcatatattctaaaatatttttagatagatgaaaataaaattgatttgtaaaatttgaagtcttttcttctatatatttttaaattagtgagACAAAATCTACTTTTGTcttacaaaaatatcaaattatgaatacttaattaaaaatttataagtaTTGGATAGTCACGATAAATTCATATAACCTCATTGTAACCCTTTCCTTTTTCCAATGAAAGACATTATTAGGGTTCCAAGATATCTGATTGTGggtatgaaataaaattttgacaaataaaagacttttaatttcaaatgattttacgaaattattttcttgatgATATTTAGGTTGAGTGGATTGACTTCTTTTCTCGTATTGAATCTTTGGAAGAATTATGGGATAAAAATTTCTAGtttaccattattttttttcatcattcaatACTTGCAACCTAGGAAATTTAAGTTGAAATAGCTTAGGATGCCAACACAATACAtcaagcaaaaaagaaaaaaggaaaaagaaaaagaaagcatgACAACATCTTTTTTGAGAAGGTTAAATAATAATCATTCAACCATTAATCATGCATGCATGACAAGCccttctattaatttttttttcaccaaaaaattaataaattatttttatatggttgacttattttcctatattatataaaatttaaagaattttaaaatacataaaattttaattaattttaattatatttgatttaattttatattttttacggAAATCAAATATGAAGAACCATTTTTCTTATCATGATACTTTATGGGAATCAATCATAACctaataaaatactattttactATATACAATTTATAGTAACTGATATAAAACCTCTTTAATGTGGAATAAAACTTGTGACtaaagcaaaataaataaataaataaataagtcattTCAAATAATACTTAATAGGTTAGTAACCATTGAAAGTTGTCAAATCTTATGAGTTTTAGTCTACTGTTCCCGTATTAGAGAACCCTTCAATATCACGGAATTTTGAGTCAATCCATGCTCCGAGGAAATTTAAGTGGAAGTAATAAGTAGGCTtctctttattaaaaataatgttgGATTAAATAAATGATTCAAATTTTTGAACAATACTTATAAATTCCTCACCCGCcaccaagaaaatgaagagtggATTGATTGTGTAGCAAGCCAGACCATTGATTAATAATGGACCATCTTAACCAATACCCACTTATCTTAGCCAACAATTAAGGTGACAGAGAATTGAGAATTGAGGTGGAAAAGCATGAGATCCGATCGCCTTTAATTAATTCCGTGTCATGTAGTTTTTGGGCGAATTGTGATGTTCACGTGGAGGCGCATGACACGGTGGGGGGTCATCTTCCCCAACAGTCCATATTTTTGTAAGCTACAAGTCAGAAAAGAACAAGCAACACAAGCAAAAATCAGGCTTCCTTCATTGAATAGCATGATCTGGGAACATGCCAGGgattcctaattttttttcattttcccttttttattcaTTGACTTCTCTATTTCATTGCAACTGTCTCTGCaatttttgcttttgctttttgtttattgttttgGTGATCTGGGTAGGCTGGTGCTTCCGATCTGGTTCAGGCGAGCGCTCACGCTTTGCCTTcgtgttcttttttatttttccccttAGAATAATGGTGTAGCACCTTATGGTTGACATGCTCCCATCACCACCAGAGTCCGAGTCCAATTGAGCTGGCCGTTTCATCACTCCAAGAATACTACGTAAAGTTGAGTATTATTCTCCTAATGCAAGGTTGTGTTTGGGATTTTCTTGTtatcaaagtaaaaaatataagaacacATTTTTTTGTGTCCTTTTTTCCTTCAACTTTACTTATAAATTGAAGCTCAAAAGATATCATAAATGTTGATATCATGAAAATTTAATCAAACACAAATTAtactatattattatttgtaacaACTTGCATCCCATGTAGATATCCGCTTTGGATCCAAACGAGgttttatggttttaaaatgtatttataagATTAAAAGATTTTATACATAGTTTCAATAATTTTCGTGCAAATATTGTTCACTTTGGGTTCAAATGATCCTTACGACTTTAAAAGTCGTCTATAAGATTAAAAgagatttatatttatataatgttaaaagtttttttccttatataatGCATGATATCACAAATGAGTTATTTGGGATTGCAAgatcaaataaacaaacattttttatgGACTAAACAAACCCTCACATTGGAATTGAAAATCAACTATGGTACCATTTAGGAGGACTCCCGCCCAATTATATAGATATTGTCGACTTTATATTGAGAGGAAtattcatgattttaaaacatgtttataaaattaagagaaatttatatttatatataatcttAATAACTGTAGCCTTTATCCaaatatcatattattattattatataaaacaaaaacaaagattttAAAAGGCAACATTTTTTGGatttcatattaaatttaattttaaaccaCATgaccttttaataaaattattccaTCAATGTAAAAATTCTAATTCAATTAAGGatataaacacatttttttcttgaattatttttagtagaaaataatattttttaaatttgttaattaatattttgtgttgaatgtatttttcaaaatggcctataatatattttccatatatatatatatatatatatatatatatatatataaaatattttgatgaaaaaaaaaaatcaaattaaaggaaaaagccagaaaaaataatattgatctTCAGCACCGCAGGCCCAGCTTTCTTTTCTAAAAAGTGGAAAAAGCATTGATTCTGATCATTTGAATATGAGTCCATATTGATATTattcaaagtaaaaaatgaagaCCATGGTGAAAAAGCGGAACACGGAGTCACACAAAAGGGCACTTGTGTAAAAACATTACAGGTACAGGGACATTTCCGGAGTCCAACACAAGAAACCTTAATCCGTACTCTCCAGGGTACCAAACCAATAAACTCGCTTCTGGTAATCGACACGTCTCCCAGCCGCACGCAGTCTCGCCGAATACTATTGGTGGTTCTACGTGTAACATTGTCTGAACCATCGCGGGGCTCCGAACTCACCGTACAAAGCGCGTACCTGTGTTTATGGTAGACGCGGATGTGGTGGGAGGGACGCGTGGCTTTTTAGGCCGCTCTGGGTTATTTAAACCGGTGAGGCATAGCAGAAATAGTGAGGTCGGCTCTGCGGGTTTTAGGTCTTTTTACACCTATATCGCCTCTCCTGTCTTGCATttaagagagagagggagaagaCAGAGGCGCGATTCTAAAGCCTTTCACCAGTTGAGCTGCGTCCGTACGTCAATGGCGTTCGTTTCTTTCGTTGGGAGAGTTCTCTTTGCTTCTGTCTTCATTCTCTCTGCTTGGCaagagtgagttttttttttcctcatttatttCACTCTTTGAATCTGATCTGTATGTGTGtgtaaaaacttgttttttttttccttcttgtcttttattattattattatttcttgtgTTTTGGTTTGAGTAGTATAGAGATGGTTGGGGTGTGCCTTGTCCTTGGATCTGAAGAGTTTGAGTGCTTGGTTTGGATTTTTGATTGATGTAGAGTAGAGCAGTATAGTGTGCTTTTTAGGTTTTTGCTGTATGGACTGGATTTTGGTTGGTGAGAGAAAGGaatgggaagaaaaggaaagagaagatTGGATCTTGCGTTTAAAGTTGTTTTGGTTTctgaataaagaaaaaggaactGGCTTCTGCCATGCCCTCAGTCTAATGGAGGTCTTTTATTTCTCGGGCCCCAAACTGCCAAAATTTTAAGATCTGggattatttagttatttatttaatgttatTAACTTTGGTTTCTTTCGCATGTTGGAGAGGGGTTTATTCCGTAAATTTGATGTTTGAAACTACGATAAGGTGTTTATTGTCAGAATTTTCTATCATTTGTTTTCTGATTATGAAGACATAGCAGAGTAAATTTTTGTCATTTGGAAcgttaatatttatttttgaatttgccATGGACGCGCCAAGAACGCGGATGATTAGAAGTATGTTTCCCACAGATATTCTAATTGTAAATAGGAATTTTATGTGGATATGTAATCGTTATATAGGGTTTTTCCTCAGTCAGAATGATGATTTTTTAGGAGTATAAGAATCTATGGGAATTGAAAAATCATGCAGAATAAATTTAACTTGCCTCAGCCTAGGCAAATAGTAGTGTTGCTCTTAGACACGGGGTTTTTTGCATCATCGACTATTGATGTGGGTCGTCCAGATTTGTCCATTAAATTTGACCCATGTGATAAGAGCCTGACACCCATATCTTTATTTTCCCAATCCATGCTTCCTAGGATGGGTGGCACATTGCCTTAACATGAGTTCTGgctaaaaaagaaagagaaaagaaaaaagaaagagagggaAGAAAAGAGGCAGAGAACATATAGGTCAACAAATGAAAGAGAAATGGATTAACATTGTCTGCTTTTGTGAAAATGTCCTTACAGAATGTTATACATAGTGTTGCTTTTCTTTTCACCATATGTAGCTATCTGTTCCCTTCTGTGATTGTGAATCCTTCAATTGCtgtattttgataaattttaatgacttaagcacctcattaaaattttgtattgaTGGTTCCTCAAAAATGTGTGATGGTTTATTATTTAATCTGGGGATTTGGATTAGAATGTCTTAGTGAAACCCTATATAAGAAGAAGGTATTTGGGTTTGGACTATGGAAATGGACTTCTTGTGTGGACAAAATGCTGGGTGCTTAGGATAATTGTCCTTGAAAGCATATGTATATCTGCTGCTTTTGCCATTTCAAGCGGTAACTGGGTTGTGTTTTATGTTGAAAAATGCTGGATATGAGGTGGCATTTTTTCACAAATTGGTAGCTTTGGGGCTTATTAGTTGCTCATGTCCTCTTTACTTATTTGCAGAGGTTTGACGAGTCGGGTAATGTTATGTTATTTACAAAGTGTACAAAGAAACTGATTTCTTCAAGTTTAATGGAATtgtaattctatttatttattcatttcttggCATAACACAACCAAATAGAACACTTCAAATTTAGTTGTAACACATAGATTGGCATTGTTAGCTAGGCATGCTCTGTTGGGTTTGAGATGCTTAAATTGAATTCAGACCTCCTCTCTGCTTTCCGTTATGAAGTTTCAAGGAATTGAAAAATCctatcttatttatttgaaaatcctAGAATGGAAATAGTTTCTTTGATTTGATGGCTCAGTATTGCATTCACTTATGTATTGATTTTGATTGCCTAGtattgtatttgtttattttattttttttcatttgatccATCAAAGATTGAGAGTAATTGGTTTTTCACAtgataaattgtaatttttttaatctccaaGTCTATTTTATATGCTTTAAATTCAAACCATCAATTATTCACTATTGATGTGTGGATCATGTatcccttgattttggttatCGACGGCCTGTTTCTTTTCTCTTGATAGGTTTAATGAATTTGGTGTTGATGGTGGGCCTGCAGTAGAGTCATTGGCCCCTAAGTTAGATGTTTTCTCTAAACATGTGTCAGCTAATGTTGGGGTCCAAGTGCCAGAAGTAGAAGTGAGAAATGC
This region of Vitis vinifera cultivar Pinot Noir 40024 chromosome 5, ASM3070453v1 genomic DNA includes:
- the LOC100245894 gene encoding uncharacterized protein LOC100245894 — translated: MVDADVVGGTRGFLGRSGLFKPVRHSRNSEVGSAGFRSFYTYIASPVLHLRERGRRQRRDSKAFHQLSCVRTSMAFVSFVGRVLFASVFILSAWQEFNEFGVDGGPAVESLAPKLDVFSKHVSANVGVQVPEVEIKNLVAASIALKGLGGLLFIFGSSLGAHLLLLHQAIVIPILYDFYNYDVDKKEFVVLFLKFTQNLALFGALLFFIGMKNSMPRRQLKKKAPKTKTV